Proteins found in one Cardiocondyla obscurior isolate alpha-2009 linkage group LG03, Cobs3.1, whole genome shotgun sequence genomic segment:
- the LOC139101292 gene encoding uncharacterized protein, giving the protein MTSAPFLATRCLKHLAETHESECPVGATSIIRDFYINDLLTGADTLTEAKTAREQIVLILRRGQMELRKWLANHQELLPEGKQGDRSLSVLSDEGERKILGVQWNSQRDEFIIEAHESRQKRRITMRAVLAETASLFDPFGIVGPIVVIVVTRACTQAIDTSCAIKIIKTQQII; this is encoded by the coding sequence ATGACGTCCGCCCCGTTTCTTGCTACACGGTGTCTAAAACATTTGGCGGAAACACATGAATCGGAGTGCCCGGTCGGAGCGACGAGTATTATAAgggatttttatataaatgatCTGCTCACCGGGGCAGACACCCTGACCGAGGCTAAAACAGCGCGCGAACAGATTGTTTTAATCCTGCGACGCGGTCAAATGGAACTGAGAAAATGGTTAGCGAATCACCAAGAACTGCTTCCTGAGGGCAAGCAGGGCGATCGGAGTTTATCGGTATTGTCCGACGAAGGCGAACGAAAAATATTGGGGGTACAGTGGAATTCACAACGCGACGAGTTCATAATTGAGGCACACGAGAGTAGGCAGAAAAGACGTATCACGATGCGTGCCGTTCTGGCCGAGACTGCCAGTTTGTTTGACCCATTCGGTATAGTGGGACCGATTGTTGTAATTGTTGTAACCCGAGCCTGCACACAGGCGATTGACACATCatgtgcaataaaaattataaagactCAGCAGATTATCTAA
- the LOC139101291 gene encoding uncharacterized protein has protein sequence MATAGGSASDPNATAAHLLAQLKQRRAPIKAAYLDESEGRNRKAFENAYYDLCTKIAGVCKPRVTASSTPSVNDSNGTEAAVAYNHVRLPKLNLPLFNRKYEEWLPFRDMFTTVVHNNVSLAKVEKLQYLKGTLSGEAFGIIEALKVSDGNYDAAWNLLGERYSNERAIAYAHIKVIMYFPPLTKKNAIEIRSLYDSVSRHLLSLKALKRETNK, from the exons ATGGCGACCGCTGGGGGATCGGCAAGTGATCCCAATGCGACGGCGGCACATCTATTGGCGCAGTTAAAGCAACGGAGAGCGCCAATAAAGGCTGCAT ATCTCGACGAAAGCGAAGGGCGAAATCGCAAAGCATTTGAGAACGCGTATTATGATTTGTGCACCAAGATCGCCGGAGTTTGCAAACCGCGCGTGACGGCGTCATCTACACCAAGTGTGAACGATTCGAACGGCACGGAAGCCGCGGTCGCGTATAATCATGTGAGACTACCTAAATTAAATCTGCCGTTGTTTAACAGAAAGTATGAAGAGTGGCTTCCGTTCCGCGACATGTTCACCACAGTGGTGCATAACAACGTTTCCCTCGCAAAGGTggaaaaattgcaatatttaaagGGAACGTTGTCCGGAGAAGCGTTTGGTATTATAGAAGCGCTAAAAGTATCCGACGGAAATTATGACGCTGCATGGAATTTGCTAGGCGAGCGATACAGTAATGAGAGGGCTATCGCGTATGCGCATATTAAGGTGATTATGTATTTTCCACCGTTAACCAAAAAGAATGCAATTGAAATTCGGAGTTTATACGATAGCGTGTCGCGACATTTGTTGTCTCTGAAGGCTCTAAAACGCGAGACGAATAAATGA